The Thermotoga caldifontis AZM44c09 genomic interval ACACAGGAACAGACGACAACGGTTTCTACCATCCGAGGATGATAAAGAGATTGCCCAGCCTGGAAAACGGTTTGATCAAGATCCTGCCGGATGGATCGGTGGCGATCACCTTCGAGTTGAGGAAGGGCATGAAGTGGCACGACGGTCATCCCGTGACGGCGAGAGATGCGAAGTTCCAGTGGGAAGTGATGATCTCCGACGCGCCCGTCACTACGAACTATTTCGAGAAGCTGGTTCAGAAGGTGGAAATCATAGACGACTACACCTTCACCATCTATCTGCCCCACCCGGTGCCCGGTATGGAACTTGGTTCTTCGGTCTACGCTTACTACTACGGATGGTTCCAGTTGCCGGAACATCTGTTCAGGGAAGATTTTGAAAAGGCCAAGGCGACCGGGAACTGGGACGCGTTCGTGCAGAAGGTCATGTTCAACCCGGTCATGACTGGACCATACAAGTTCAAAGAATACGTCGAAGGTCAGTACATAGCACTCGAAGCGTTCGATGATTACTACATGGGCAGACCGAACATCGACCAGATCATCTTCAAGATCATCCCGGACAGCGACGTCATATTCGCTTCCACTCTCAAAGGCGAGATAGACTTTGGAAGGTACACGCTGGACCTGAAGCAGAGCTTGCAGTTACAGAAAGAAAGGGGCGACATCTTCAACGTTTACTTCACTCCGAACGTCGCGCTGTGGACTTTGGATCTGAACTTCAGAGATCCGAACGACGTCAGCAAACCGCACCCACTCTTCTCCGATATCAGAGTCAGGCAGGCCATTCTGTACGCGATAGATCGCCAGCAGTTGAACCAGGTGGTCTTCTTCGGTCTTGGCCAGATAATGGACACCTGGATCACGGAGATCCACATCATGAGGGACGCTTTGAAGGGAGACCACATAAAGAAATATCCATACGATCCGAAGAAGGCGGAACAGTTGCTGGCCGAAGCTGGATGGAAGAAGAACAAACAGGGCTGGCTCGAAAAGGACGGCAAGATCTTCGAGTTCACCCTCATATACGGTGCTGGAAGCAGCCAGGCGGAACTCATGGCACAGCTGATTCAGGGCATGCTCAAGAAAGTGGGTATCAACGTGAAGCTGGAAGCCAAACCGGCTCTGGTGATCTGGGAAGAGGCGCCCATGGGCAAGTTCGACGCCTGGTTGACAGGCTGGGGCTACGGCGTGAGCGACGAAGCTCTGAACTACTGGGGTTCGGACATGATACCGTCCGAGGAGAACAACTGGGGCGGAACCAACTACACGGGCTGGTCGAATCCCGAGAACGACGAGATACTCGCGCAGATGGCGAAGGAAGTATCTTACGAAAAGAGAGTGGAGCTTTACAAGAAACACTTCGCACTGTGGACGAACGATCTGCCGGTTCTGCCACTCATCTCCGATCCAACACCGCACTTCGCAAAGAAGTACATAAAGAGCTTCAACTCAACGTACGACAGCGGACTCGGCTGGATCATCTACAACTGGTACATAGACACCGAGGTCAGATGAAAGGTGGGGGGATCTTCCCCCCCGCCTTTTTAGAGGAGGATCGAAGATGGACTTTCAGAGCGTGGTTAAAGAAATTCCTGACTATAAAAGATTCTTCTACGTGGACGAATTAGACCAGAGAACGGACCAACTTGCAAAGAAATTCCCAGACGTCGTGGAAGTCACGGTGGCCGGATACTCACGGAAGAATCATCCCATAAAGTTGATAAAGATCAAGGGTGGATCGCGGAACGCGTTGCTCTTTGGTTGTCCACATCCCAACGAACCCATAGGTGCGATGATGCTGGACTTTCTCGCTGAGAAGCTCGCGAGCGATGAAAAATTCAGATCTCAGTTTGACTACACCTGGTACATCATAAAGGTGATCGATCCAGACGGGACGAAGTTGAACGAAGGGTGGTTTTCAAATCCAGAATCCATAAGGAGCTACGCACAGCATTTCTACAGACCTCCTGGATACCTGCAGGTCGAATGGACGTTCCCGGTGGATTACAAGACTTTGCACTTCCACAACCCGCTTCCGGAGACGCAGGTGTTGATGAAGATCATCGACGAAACCAGACCTTCCTTCATGTACTCTCTGCACAACGCGGGTTTCGGAGGCGTGTACTACTACATAAGCAAAGAGGCAGAACCACTGTACGAGATCTATCAGAAAATACCGTCCATGTTCGGCGTGCCACTCTCGCTCGGAGAACCGGAAGTTCCGTACGCGAAGACTCTTTCCAAGGCTGTTTACAAGCTGTTTCCCATCAGTGAGGAGTACGACTATCTCGAAAAGCATGCAAGTGTGGATCCTGCACAGATCATCAGAGCTGGTGCCAGTTCGGACGAGTACGCGAGCAGGGTCGCAAACACTTTTTCACTGGTGTGCGAGGTACCCTACTATTACGATCCCAGGATCGAAGACACATCGGAAGCAAACATGAGCAGGAGACAGGCCAAATTGATCGCGTGGGAGAGGTCCAAAGAGCATTACGAAAAGATCAAAGAGCCGTTCGAGTACTGTGCGAGCTTTGAGGAGGCCAAAAATTTCGCGTTCTACGAGACGCTGAAGAACTACGTGGAAACCATGCCGGCGCATTTAGAAGCGGAAAGACACTGGATCGAGACGGATCCGGAACTCGAGAGGAAGGCCACGGTCGCAGAGGTGTTTGACAATCTGTACGTGACTCAATTCTACCAGAGTCTGAGCTTAGGCATGCTCAAAAGGTTGATAGACGGTGTTCTGAGCCTGAGAGAGGATGAAAAGCTGAAAGAGTTGAAGCAAAAAGTGGAGGAAGCTTTCGAGGAGAAGATCGATTATCTGTACAAGAATTTGAATTACAGGGCAATCCCGATAAAGAATCTGGTCGCCATCCAGTTGCTTGCGGGCCTGCACACGGCCTGGTATCTCCAGGGAGGTTCCGAGTCTTGAAGAGGTATCTTCTGATAAGGTTTCTCGAGTTGATACCCATCTTCTTTCTGATCTCTCTCATCATCTTTCTCATCCTGAACGCCATGCCCGGTGATCCATTGCTGGCCATGAGGATGGAAAACCCGAGGGCCATGGCGCGTGATCCCGCCAGGATCGCCGAGTTGAGAAAATACTATCATCTGGACGATCCTCTCATAGTTCGCTACGCGGTGTGGCTCTGGAGTTTCCTCAGGGCCGATCTGGGGTACTCTTCGATGTACAAACAACCCGTGCTCGGGATAATACTGAAACGTCTTCCAAACACGCTGCTTTTGACGATAACGGCCTGGCTGATAGGCCTGTTTGTCGCTTTCCCCATAGGTATCTACTCGGCGGTGAAGAAATATTCTTTCTTCGATTATTTCTTCACCGTTCTGGCGTTCATCGGCATATCCATGCCGACCTTCTGGTTCGCGCTGATGGCCATAATCGTTTTCTCCGTGTGGCTGGGATGGTTCCCCGTGACGGGCGTTCAGACGTACGGTGTGAGCGGTTTCTGGAACGTTTTCTTCGACAGGCTTAAACATCTGGCCCTACCCGCGCTCGTGCTCGGATTGGTGCAGGTGGCCTACTGGGTCAGGTACATCAGGACTGCCCTGCTGGAAGTTCTGGACCAGGACTACATCAGGACTGCCTATTCGAAGGGAGCGGATGAAAGAAGGGTGATACTGAAACACGCCCTGAGGAACGCGCTTATCCCGATAATAACCATCATCGCACTGGACATACCCTATTTCTTCGGAGGTGCGTTGATCATCGAGACGATCTTCTCCTGGCCAGGTATGGGTAGGCTCATCTACGAGGCGGTGCTGGCGAGCGATTACAACCTGGCGATAAACTGTCTGATGTTTCTCGCCGTGATCACGCTGCTCTCGAACCTGCTCGCGGACATACTCTACGTGATCGTGGATCCGAGGATCAGACTGGGTGAAAAGGCGGTGTGAGACATGGTCCTGCCCATGAAAAAAGCTGTCGAACGACTCGAAGAAGAGAGTGTGCCGTTTCCCATAGGTACCTACTGGCAACTGGTGAGGAGAAAATTCCTGCAGCACAAACTGGCACTCTTCGGCCTCATCTCGCTCAGCTGTGTGGTCTTCCTGAGCGTGTTCGGCCCTCTCTTCACGTCGAGGGCGTACGATGAGATGGACCTTTTGAACAGGTTCAAGCCGCCTTTGACAGCAGGTTATTTGTTCGGTACGGACGAGCTCGGTAGAGACGTCTTGGTGCGCATCATGTACGGTGGAAGAGTCTCGTTGCTGGTGGGCTTCACTTCTTCCTTACTTTCCACCGCGATAGGACTCATTGTCGGATTAGTTTCGGGTTATCTCGGTGGCATCGTGGACAGGCTCTTGATGAGGTTTGTGGACGTGATGCTTTCAATACCGATGTTCCCGGTGCTTTTGATCCTGACGATGGTTTTCGGTTCCGGTATGAAGAACACCATCTTGGTCCTGACCGTGTTCGGCTGGATGGGAGTTTCTCGGCTCGTCAGGGGTGTGGTTCTGTCACTCAGAGAGAACGAGTACATAACGGCGGCCAGGGTGCTCGGAACGAGCAGGTTGAAAATACTCTTCAGGCACATCCTGCCGAACGTGATGCCCATCACCATCGTCTCGTTGACGCTGAACCTTTCTTACGCGATCCTTGCCGAATCTTCTCTCAGTTATCTGGGCCTCGGCATACAGCCCCCAACACCATCCTGGGGCAACATGTTGCAGCGCGCCATGAACTACATCTTGGCGACTGGCCTTGAAAAGGTTGTCCCCTGGTGGCTCGTGTTCTTTCCCGGCTTCATGATCTTCATAACCGTGCTGAGTGTGAACTTTCTGGGCGACGGGCTCAGAGATGCGCTGGATCCGAGGTTCGTGAGCGAATCATGAGGTGATCGAATGTTGCTGAAGGTCGAGAATCTCAAGATCGGTTTCAAAACGAACATGGGGAAGATCGTTCCGGTCGACGATGTCTCGTTCG includes:
- a CDS encoding ABC transporter permease — translated: MKRYLLIRFLELIPIFFLISLIIFLILNAMPGDPLLAMRMENPRAMARDPARIAELRKYYHLDDPLIVRYAVWLWSFLRADLGYSSMYKQPVLGIILKRLPNTLLLTITAWLIGLFVAFPIGIYSAVKKYSFFDYFFTVLAFIGISMPTFWFALMAIIVFSVWLGWFPVTGVQTYGVSGFWNVFFDRLKHLALPALVLGLVQVAYWVRYIRTALLEVLDQDYIRTAYSKGADERRVILKHALRNALIPIITIIALDIPYFFGGALIIETIFSWPGMGRLIYEAVLASDYNLAINCLMFLAVITLLSNLLADILYVIVDPRIRLGEKAV
- a CDS encoding ABC transporter permease; amino-acid sequence: MVLPMKKAVERLEEESVPFPIGTYWQLVRRKFLQHKLALFGLISLSCVVFLSVFGPLFTSRAYDEMDLLNRFKPPLTAGYLFGTDELGRDVLVRIMYGGRVSLLVGFTSSLLSTAIGLIVGLVSGYLGGIVDRLLMRFVDVMLSIPMFPVLLILTMVFGSGMKNTILVLTVFGWMGVSRLVRGVVLSLRENEYITAARVLGTSRLKILFRHILPNVMPITIVSLTLNLSYAILAESSLSYLGLGIQPPTPSWGNMLQRAMNYILATGLEKVVPWWLVFFPGFMIFITVLSVNFLGDGLRDALDPRFVSES
- a CDS encoding peptide ABC transporter substrate-binding protein; the encoded protein is MRKFLVAVLILALATLFLAQISLQEAAPVIQKLGILKIIDDAPLTWDEFHDAVAKAFPGKENLVKSGSEPVLRKDFIVTLVKVLGLEGEAAKFKEICTLANDEDKVPPEAVGAFTLAFRSDRQLLDYRYGHLLEPFSPITRAEAARSFYQALYPPKRGGTIVTATIANPKGFNTLFTSSGLTWTLCNIMGDGYTGTDDNGFYHPRMIKRLPSLENGLIKILPDGSVAITFELRKGMKWHDGHPVTARDAKFQWEVMISDAPVTTNYFEKLVQKVEIIDDYTFTIYLPHPVPGMELGSSVYAYYYGWFQLPEHLFREDFEKAKATGNWDAFVQKVMFNPVMTGPYKFKEYVEGQYIALEAFDDYYMGRPNIDQIIFKIIPDSDVIFASTLKGEIDFGRYTLDLKQSLQLQKERGDIFNVYFTPNVALWTLDLNFRDPNDVSKPHPLFSDIRVRQAILYAIDRQQLNQVVFFGLGQIMDTWITEIHIMRDALKGDHIKKYPYDPKKAEQLLAEAGWKKNKQGWLEKDGKIFEFTLIYGAGSSQAELMAQLIQGMLKKVGINVKLEAKPALVIWEEAPMGKFDAWLTGWGYGVSDEALNYWGSDMIPSEENNWGGTNYTGWSNPENDEILAQMAKEVSYEKRVELYKKHFALWTNDLPVLPLISDPTPHFAKKYIKSFNSTYDSGLGWIIYNWYIDTEVR
- a CDS encoding M14 family zinc carboxypeptidase, giving the protein MDFQSVVKEIPDYKRFFYVDELDQRTDQLAKKFPDVVEVTVAGYSRKNHPIKLIKIKGGSRNALLFGCPHPNEPIGAMMLDFLAEKLASDEKFRSQFDYTWYIIKVIDPDGTKLNEGWFSNPESIRSYAQHFYRPPGYLQVEWTFPVDYKTLHFHNPLPETQVLMKIIDETRPSFMYSLHNAGFGGVYYYISKEAEPLYEIYQKIPSMFGVPLSLGEPEVPYAKTLSKAVYKLFPISEEYDYLEKHASVDPAQIIRAGASSDEYASRVANTFSLVCEVPYYYDPRIEDTSEANMSRRQAKLIAWERSKEHYEKIKEPFEYCASFEEAKNFAFYETLKNYVETMPAHLEAERHWIETDPELERKATVAEVFDNLYVTQFYQSLSLGMLKRLIDGVLSLREDEKLKELKQKVEEAFEEKIDYLYKNLNYRAIPIKNLVAIQLLAGLHTAWYLQGGSES